In uncultured Desulfuromonas sp., the genomic stretch ACCGGACGCCAGGTGTTGATCAACGGGGCCGTCCCGGACTCCACGTGGCGTTTCTCCACCGAGCATAAACTGGTTGCACAGCTATCGCAGAACATGAACTTTGTCATGGATCTGAGTGTTGACGAGTTTATCCGCATCCATGCTGAGAGCCGCTTTGTTCCCGACAGTGCGACCAAAGTGACAAAGATTATCGCTCAGGCCAATGAACTGGCCGGAGAACCTTTTGACGGCGATACGCCGATCACCTCGCTCAGTGGCGATCAGTCACGGGCGTTGATGATTGCCGATACTGCGATCCTCAGCCAGTCGCCGATCGTGCTGATCGACGAGATCGAAAATGCCGGCATTGATCGCAAAAAGGCTCTGGCGTTGCTGGTCCGTGAAGAGAAGATTGTTCTCATGGCGACCCACGATCCGATCCTGGCCTTGATGGGGCAGCGGCGCCTGGTGATTCGCCATGGTGGTGTCGCTCAGATTATTGAGACCAGCGATGCCGAGCGCGCCAATCTCAAACAGCTCGAAGCGCTGGATCAGCAATTGATGGCCTTACGTCATCGGATTCGTCAGGGGGAAACCCTGGAAATTCTTTAAATTAAACGCTGTCGGCAGGGTGCCGACATTTACCAAGGAGAATACGCTATGCATGATGGATGCAGCGCTAACTTTAACAGTGGAATGGATGTGTTGAACAAGGTTCGCGCCATGGGCTTCAGCCCACAGCAGATGCCTGCAGCCGTAACACTGCACTGTCAGGGATGTCAGACCCGTTTTGAGAT encodes the following:
- a CDS encoding ATP-binding cassette domain-containing protein, with product MTRDQLLNRPFAEVQSQAAYLRDFFDSFALPLPAEEQSLTDYIAALVSEQLEDLGLDREAFCQALVHYVEGMEGLTSTQEQVQSLTIKGGFNKHGEAENFELELKPGQVVCIVGPTGSGKSRLLADIEWVAQGDTPTGRQVLINGAVPDSTWRFSTEHKLVAQLSQNMNFVMDLSVDEFIRIHAESRFVPDSATKVTKIIAQANELAGEPFDGDTPITSLSGDQSRALMIADTAILSQSPIVLIDEIENAGIDRKKALALLVREEKIVLMATHDPILALMGQRRLVIRHGGVAQIIETSDAERANLKQLEALDQQLMALRHRIRQGETLEIL